The sequence TCAGAAAAATTACTCCTGAAGGTATTGTTTCAACGCTTCCCGGAAGCCGGACCAGTCCCACTGGTGATGCGGAGGTGCGAATACCTGCCGGTTTGACGGTTTCCAGCACTAATGATCTATTTTATGTAAGCGGGTTCTCCGGCGTTTTCCAGGGTATTACCCGTATCGCCCCTGATGGTACGCGTTCCTCCCTGGCTGGTTTAGTACATGCTGAAAGTTTAAACGATGGCACCGGTGCTGTTGCACAATTTTCTTATCCCAAGGCAATCGCTTCTTATGGTACGTATTTATATGTGGCTGATGGATCCAATGGAGCATTGAGACGTATTAATAACTCATCTGGTCAGGTGATTACATTGGCGGGAGTTGGTCATCGCAATACCAATTCCCAATGTGCTGGTGGTTGCCCTCCCGGAGGATTGCCTCCCGTGGAAGGATCGTATTGGATGCCGGTATCCGTGGCGCTGGTAGGACCCGATTATTTTGAAGAAGCTGCCCGCGCTATCCGCATGGACATTGTTGGTGGGGTAGCCGCACGAAATGATGGACTAATTTATGTCTCCGATGATGGTTACAGGTGTATCTGGAAGATTACGGTATATTAATTGTCATCTTACCTGCCCATTACCCCGTACTACCCATTTTTCTGTGACCAGTTTTTCCAGGGCAAAGGGGCCGCGGGCATGCAGCTTTTGCGTGGAGATACCAATTTCTGCACCGAGGCCAAACTCTTCTCCATCCGTAAAGCGGGTGGAAGCATTGGTATACACAGCAGCGGCATCCACGTCGCGGATGAAACGCTCACAGGTTTTTTTATCTTCCGATACAATGGCTTCGGAATGTTTGGTAGAGTAGGTGGCTATATGGTCCAGTGCTTCCTCTATTCCTTCCACTACTTTAATGGCGCATTTCAGGCTCAGGAATTCGCGGCCAAAATCGGCTGTTTTTGCGGGCTGTAAATGAGGATAACCTTTCAGCAGGTCATAAGCGGTCTTGTCTGCAAATATTTCTACGGCATGCGCTTTAAAAGCTGGTTGTAATTGTTGCAGGAAGGTCCTGGCGATCTTCTTATCTACCAGTATGGCATCTGCGGAATTACATACTGATGGCCGGGATGTTTTCGCATTGACTACAATATCCACTGCCTTCTTCAGGTTGGCTTTACCTTCTACGTATACATGGCATACACCGGCGCCTGTTTCAATAACCGGCACCAGGCTGTTCTTACGCACATATTGTATCAGGCTGTCGGAACCACGAGGTATTAATACATCAATGTATTTGGTGGCGGTAAAAAGCTGGTCCACTACTTCCCTTGCAGGAGGCAACAAGGTTACTACATCGGGGTTAACGCCGTGTTCTTTCAATACTTTTTTAATGAGCTTAACGCCCAGTTCATTGGTATCGGCTGCTTCACTGCTGCCTTTGAGTACGCTGGCATTGCGGCTGCGCAGGCAAAGGGCGGCAATGTCAAAGGTTACATTGGGCCTTGATTCATAAATAGCGCCTACCACACCCAATGGCACACTTATTTTTTGTAGCTGCAAGCCATTGGGCAACGTTCTTTTCTCCAATACTTTGCCCGTAGGGTCGGGTAGTTTGGCTACCTTTTTTATACTGTTGGCAATGTTCTTTATCCGTTGTTCCGTTAAGAGCAGCCGGTCGTTACGGGGATTATCAGGGGCCTGCCGGGCCAGGTCTTTCGCATTGGCTTTCAGTAAGGCCTTTGTTTGCAATACGAGTTCATCGCCCAATGCCCGCAACAACTGCTGTAATTGCTGGTTGGATAGTGCCTGCAGACTGGTTGCTGCCCGGTGTGTTTTTATCAGTAAGGGTAATACTGTTTTCATTTCCTGCGATCATTAAAATAAAACGATGTCATCAGCATGCGCTGCAATTACATTCTTCACGGTAAGCTGGGTATTGATGGCTTTCGCATCAGCTTTGGTTTTGGCTACGCCAAGCAGATTGCCTTCCTCATCAATCAATTGCACCACCTCTCCGGTTGCAAATTTACCGGCCACGGAGGTAATACCTACTGTGAGCAGACTTTTCCTGGACAGTAAGGCTTTAGCCGCACCTTTATCTACATAAATTGTTCCCAGGGTAATAGAGCCACTGGCCAGCCATTTCTGGCGGGCGCCAAGGGTAGAGGATTGTGGTACAAAACAAGACCCGTTGCGCTCTTCCAGTGCTGCTGTAAGCGGCGCTTCTCCCTTCAAACCACAAATGATCACCCGTATGCCCAATGAAGTGGCCAGCCGGGTAAAGGTGAGTTTGGAAAGCATACCGCCCAGGCCCACGCCACTGGTCTCTGTGCTTACATATTTCATGACGGATGTTACCTTCTCGATACGAGGAATGATCTGTTTCTGATCGTCCAGCAAACCACCGGTGGAAGTGCATAAAATAAGAGAACTGGCATCGAAGCCAATTGCTATCAGGGTAGCCAGTTCATCATTGTCAGAAAACTTGATCTCCACATTGCTCACCAGGTCATTCTCATTCACGACGGGTATAATCCCGTTTTTCCAGAAAGTAATAAATGTTTCTTTTAACTGCAGGAACTGGTTGCGATTGGAAAAGTGCACGCGCTCACAAAGGGCCTGGGCCACCGTAATGCCATGCTGACTAAAATACCGGGCATATAGTTGTATGAGAATGGGATTGCCCACCGCTGCTGCTGCCTTGCGTTCGGATAAAGTGCCTTTATAATCCTGCAGAAATTTCTTACCGCTGCCCACTGCACCACTGGAAACCAGTACCAACCGGTATTTACGGCTCAGCAGGGCTATCTCATCGGCTACTTTTTTGATAATACCTGTGTCTATATTCCCTTCCTGGTTGCTGATCACCGCTGTTCCCAGCTTAACCACTAAAACTTTCGCGGACATTTCTACACTTCTTTTATAGAGTAATGGCGGTAAAAATAACAAATAACCCGGTAATGGCGGCTCTTTAATTCAGGCTATAGGAATATACAGCTTACTAAAATGCCAACTGGTGTTATCATTGGCAAGTAGTAGTTGTGTATCTTCCCTAAGATCGTGTGACTGAATGCCTCATTGGCACCCCATGATCTTCTTTTTCTCCAAGTGATTTGCTGCTAAAACGCCTGCCTGGGCGTGGTCAAGACCACCGATCTGTTGATGATCGCTTGTCCTTATTTTATATTTTCTATCCAATTAAATGAAAAGAAATGCAAATCAAAATCAATGCACATTATGCAGCTATGCTACTCCTATTTCTGGGCATGGCCACTCTATCCTGTAAAAAGCAACCTGTTCAGGAACCGGTTACCAATGAAACGCCCACTATCGGCGCTACACCGGAAGAAACGGGCCTGGATGCCATTAACAGCACTTTCTCTGAAAACTGGGACGGTTATGCCCACGGCAGTACTTATACTACCGCGCAGGCATCAGGCGATTTTGGAAATATCAGCGGGTGGAATGAATCCCGTTCTATGATCTCCAATGGCAACCTGCGGGTAACGCTTGAGCCCAATGCCCTTTCAGGGGCCGGCGGGATTGTGAGCAATATTGATGTTTCTGACGGCTCTGCTTATGAGCTGGATTTTTCCATTCGTTTTCACAGCCAGTTCGACTGGAGCCGGGGAGGAAAAGTTGGCTTCGGCTTTGCCATTGGTGAAGGCAATGCCGGCGGCGATCCTGCCTGGGATGGTAATGGCGGTACCCTGCGCCTGATGTGGTACAATAACAATGGCCGCGTTTATTTCCATCCTTATGTGTATCACAGGGACCAGATTGATGAGTATGGAGATAATTTTGGTAAGTCTTACCCTTCTTCAGGAAGCCTTGTCAAGGGACAAACCTATAATGTACACATGTATATTAAGAGCAATACCGGCAGCAGTACCAATGGCCGGGCGCAGATACTGGTAGATGGCAATACGCTGCTGGATATTCCCATACGATGGACTACCAATGATGCACAACGCTTAATTAAGAAAGTGACCTTCCATACCTTCCGTGGCGGCAGCCAAAGTTATTGGATGTCACCCACTGTTGGGTATATCTATTACGATAACCTGTCCGTACACAAGATCAGTAATTAGGAATCGTTAACCCGGCAAGCGACCAACCTGCAATCCCTGGCCCTAAGGCCGGGGATTGCAGGTTTATATGGGTTAATTATTTTTTATGACGGCCGTTTTACTCCTGCCCAGCCATAACAATGCATCGAGGATAAACCTGTTTTGTGTTTCATTGGCGAAGGTGAATGACAACTCCTTATTGGTCTTGTTCTCATAGTCGATATCATTGTGTCCCATGTTCACATACAGCATCCTGTACCGGGTATTGGTCCAGGCAACGGGATAATAACCACTGTGCCATATTTCATGTTGCTTGGGACCAGTGCCCAGGGGAAAGCTGGTGGAATCAATAGACAACAGGATCTTTATAGCGGGATTTTTGCGCAGGTCTTTCTGCCAGCTATACCATTCATTGGGAGCCGATTTAAAAGTGGCCGGTAAATGTTTGGTGAAAGGATGCTTGCCATCTTCCACCCGCAGCACGGCTGCTGTTGGCCGCCAGGTATTACCCTTGTATTCTCCGCAGCCGAGGAACTGATTGTGGTACCAGTCCCAGTTTTGCGGAAAAGCAGAGGGAGTGAGCGCAAAGCCGGCAAAATGAAATCCTATCCAGGCGCCATCCTGTTCCATGTATTGCTGAAAGGCAGTCCGCTGGGCTGGTGAATCGGGCCGCGTATCTAAAAAAAGCACGACCTGGTATTGCGCCAGGAACCGGGCATTCATATTATCCCAGTTGTTGGTGGAGTCGTAGACAAAATGATTGTCCACGGCTGCTTTGGCCAGCCATTTATTGGCCTCCTGCACATAACTGATGTGTGCGGGATCGTTTTTGGCGGTATAAAACCCAATGACTTTAAACGGGGAGGTGCTGTTCTGCGCCAGGCCATTCAGTAAAAGGCTAAGGCTTAGGACGCAGCAAATGAATGTTTTATGGGGCAGCAGGTTCGTCTTCATGTTCCGATGACAGGTTTGCTCCAAATTAACGCTTTTTCACATCCCCTATCACTACCATTCCCAGGCAATCTTTCTGGCAGCCCTCCGAGGAGCTAGGCAAAAACATCGAGCTTGTCTTTATTCAGTATTTCCAGGTAGTGCGGGTTCGTCATGATGCCCAGGATATTACCAAAGGGATCTATCACGGAGGCTGTAATGAAACCTGCTCCCCGGGGAATGATGGGCTGGTGTTCTTTGGCGCCCATGGCTTTCAGTCTTTCAAGCGTGCCTTCGAGGTCATCCACATGCCAGTATAATACGGCGCCACCCGGATTGGCCGCCGGACCGCCCGGCATGAATTTACTGTCTATAATGCCAAATTCATGCTGGTAGTCGCCAAGGCGCCATTCTATATAAGCCGGGTTATCGGCATCCGGACGCTGGAAATAGGGTTCCACGCCAAAAAGTTCGGAATACCATTTCCCTGCCGCCTTCATATCGCCGGCAAAGAAATTAATAGTGGCAAATCCGCGGAATGAGTGTGTTGTAGCCATTTTCTTACTTTTAGATGATTAATGTGCTACAAACCTAATACCACCCCCTGACAGCCTTATGTCAGGAGCCGGCAGGGAATATTAATATATTTCTACGTTCGAGATGACCGGGCAGGCCTTGGCATCTGTTATGTTTACCCTGATCTTATTGGTTTTTGTGGGAGCGATTTTTAATATGCGTTTGTATCCGATGGTAGTACCTTCTGTTATCTTTTTCCAGTCACCATCCTGCCAGGCTTCTACTGTAAATGTCTTCACACGTTGTCCCAGCTTAATGTATTCCTGCAATACAATGTATTGTACCGTGGAATTGGCAGGCAGTGTAATTTCAAAGTTGCCGGTAGTTTTATCATCATCAGTAGCCCAATAAGTTGCTTTGTTGCCATCAGTAAGATTGCGGGCAGCAAAGGCCGGCTGTTTACCCCGGTAGCTGTCTGCTTTTACCGGTGCTTTCAGTGCCAGGTTCTTTGCAAATTCCTTCTTCAGCAGGGCCGCAAATCCGCGCAATGCTTTCACATCATTCTCATGAAACAGTCCGCGGCGGTCAGGAGGAACATTCAGCAACAAGGTAGAACCACGTCCTACGGAGGTCAAATAGATATCAAACAATTCCTCCGGTGTTTTTACCTCGCTGTCTTCTTTGGCATGATAGAACCAGCCGGGCCTGATAGACACATCCACTTCAGCAGGCACCCATTGCTTGCCATCGGGTGAACCGGTATTCAGTAATGTATTGATATTGGGTTTGCCGGCATATAAAGTATCAGTGGAAATGGTATTCCAGTTGGTTTCTCCTGCCACACCGCGTTCATTACCTACCCAGCGTACACCGGGTCCTGCATCGCTGAAGAAAATAACATTGGGTTGTATACCACGCACCATCTGTAACGTAGTGGGCCAGTCGTAATAGGTAGCGCCATTGATCCTTCTTCTTTCCCGCGCGCCGCCATAGTAACCGTCACCGCCATTGGCGCCATCAAACCACATTTCAAAAACAGGACCATATTGGGTGAACAGTTCCTTCAACTGGTTACGGTAGTAAGTAACATACGAGGGAGAACCATAATCGGCCCGGTTCCTGTCCCAGGGGGATAAATACACGCCAAACTTCAATCCATATTTCTTACAGGCATCGCTGGCTTCTCTTACAATATCGCCCTTTCCGTTTTTATAAGGACTGTGTTTAATGGAGTGTTCTGTGTATTTACTGGGCCACAGGCAAAATCCATCGTGGTGCTTACAGGTCAAGATCATTGTCTTGAAACCTGTTTCCTTCAGGGTTCTTGCCCATTGTCCCGCATCTGTTTGCGTGGGATTGAAAATAGCAGGCTGCTCATCGCCATAGCCCCATTCAAGATCGGTAAAAGTGTTGGTAGTAAAATGCACAAATGCATTCATCTCCATCTCATGCCAGGCCAGTTGCTGTGGGGTAGGGAGGGGCAATACCGGCGCAGGAGGAGCTACTTTAGTGGTTTGTGCCAATAATCCTGCCGGCAACAACAGGCAGGAGAGGTGCAGTAAACGGAGCCTGAATGATCGGAGCATTTTTACAAGAATGATTAATAATTGATAAAAATAGGGTGAATATGTTTTATTCTATTCCTTTCACACGCATACGCAAAGTATAGATGGCAGTAGATGCAGTGATGAACAATTGATCCCTGTTCTTACCACCAAAACAAAGATTGGCAGTCCACTTTTCCGGTATATCAACATGCGCAATCTGCTTTCCCTGGGAGTTGTACACGGTTACGCCATTGCCGGCAGCATACAGATGCCCTTCCTGGTCCAGCGTCATACCATCTGCTGCCTGGGAGGCAAAGAGCTCGCGGTTGCTCAGCGTAGCATCTTTATTGACCTGGTATTTATAGATCTTGCCTGCGCCTATATCCGCTACATACAGGGTTTTACCATCCTTGCTGCCTACAATGCCATTGGGCCGGGTGAAATCGCCGGCTACCATTACAGGGTCTTTTGTTCCGGGGGCCAGGTAATATACCTGTTGTTTATCCAACTCTGCCTTCTGGCGGGTCCAGTATTTACGTTGATAATAAGGATCTGTAAAGTAGATACCTCCCTTGCGGTCAAGCCACAGATCGTTGGGGCCATTCATTTTCTTTCCTTCGTAATTACTCATGAGCACGGTGACTTTACCATCAGGTGCAATGGACCATAATTCATTTTCCGCATCAGCACAGGCAATGAGATTTCCCTTTTTATCAAAGGATAACCCATTCGACCTTCCTGTTTTATCCAGGAACAGGGAGAGCTTTCCCTCTGTATCATATTTCCAGATCTTATCATTGGGCTGATCGGTGAAAAAGATATTACCCTGTTTATCTACAGCAGGCCCTTCTGTAAAACTGAATTGACGGGCAATCAACGTTGGACTGGCATTTTCATATACCGGTGATAGTGTATCTGTAACAAGAGGAGCGGAGGCTTTTCCCGCGGTGCTGCAAGAGACAGAACACAGGGCGCAACTTATTGATACAAGTAGCAAAAAGGAGCGGTTGATGATCATGATGGCGGCATTTGAGAATACAATGCTAAGCAATTCAGGAGATTATTTATTGGTTTTAGGCTTATATTAATTGTTGTTATTTAGAACAATTGTTTGTTTTATTATAAAACTTTGTATATTTGTGGGGAGTTATGAGATCAAAACTGTCACAAAAGCTGATTGGCCAACGCCTTACAGCACTCAGGAAATTAAAGGGATTATCACAGGAAGACCTTGCCAAAAGAGTACAGCTATCCAGGCCCTCTCTTGCCCAGATTGAATTGGGTAACAGGAGTGTAGATGTACTGGAGCTGCAAAAATTTGCTGAGGTACTTGGTTTTTCATTAGATGATTTTGTATCCAAAGATTTTTCTACCACTGAACAACCTGAAGAAATGATGACAATTGATCCGCAACAAACTACCATGCGTGTTTCCATTCCTGCCCTGCAGGTGGATAAATTCAGGCATGTATTGTTATACGTCCTGGAACGTTGTGCCGGAAAACCGAATGTTGGTGAAACCGTATTATACAAGCTGCTCTATTTCGCAGATTTTAATTATTATGAATTATATGAAGAGCATCTGACCGGGGCCAGGTACCGCAAGTTGCCTTACGGTCCGGTGCCACAAAAGCTGGATACCATTGTAAATCAGATGGTAGATCAAAACCAGTTACAGCGGATCAAAACGGATTATCATGGCTATCCTCAAACCCGCTATATCCCCCTCGAAAAGCCCGATCTTACACTACTAAAAGCGAGTGAGAAAGAAGTAATTGATAAAGTGATCGCCCAGTTTTCCGATTGGTCTGCTGCTGCTATCAGTGCCTGGTCACATAAAGACATGCCCTGGCTTGCCTCCAAAGAAGGAGAAGATATTGACTATGAGCTGGCCTTTTACCGGGAAGCGCCGTTTACAGTACGGAATTATGGTAACGAAATAGAGGAACCATGAATTTTGATGAGTTGCCGGAGTATAAGAAAGACCTGAAAAACCTGCTTAAGAAATACCGCACCCTGGCAGAGGACATGGAAGTAGTGAAAAAAGTACTGCGTATATCACCGGATGAGCGTCCTCCCTTCAGTTTCCGGATTGATAACCTGGGTATTGAAACCTGCATCATAAAAGTAAAAAAGATTGCCTGCAGGTCATTAAAAGGGCGGGGCGTTAACTCCGGAATGCGATTGATCTATGCATTATTCAAAGAAGAACAGAAGATCGTCTTCATAGAGCTCTACCATAAAGGCGAAAAAGAGTGTGAAGACAAGCAACGGGTTATTAAACATTTCAAATAAGCATTTATAAAAGCTCCCTCGACAAGCTCAGGGTGACAAATTCTTCAGCCGCTCATAATCTTCCGGCGTATCAATGTCTATACTTCCCAGGGGAAAGGGAATGGTGGCCACTTCTTCCGGGAATTGTTGTAGGAGGCGTTTAGCGCCTTGTTGTCCATTCAGTTGTTGCAAGGCCGGAAAGTACTGCTTATCAAATAGTACCGGCGTGCCAATCGTATTGTCATAGCTGCAGCCTACTATTCCTTTGCCCGACCTTTCTTTTTCAGCGATCATTTGCTGCAACAGTTCAGTAGTAATAAAAGGCTGATCGCACACCGCAATGATAAGGGCATCCGGCGTAAATCCTGCCTGTGTCATGCCGGTTACACCTGCAGCCACAGAGGTGCCCATGCCTTCCTGCCATTGTTCATTGGGTATTAACTGTACTTCGTAGTGTTGTAAGGCTGTTGCAATAGCGCGGGTATGTTCGCCGGTGACCACAAAAACAGGTTTGCTGATGGCAGCCGCAGCCGATACCGTATGCTCCAGGAAAGTTTTGCCCTGCCAGGTCAGGAACATCTTGGGCTGTCCCATGCGCGAGGAAGCGCCCGCCGCCAGTAATAGCAGGGCAGTGGTCATACAGTAGATGTATTGTTATTGGATAGTTGTTCCGTGATGGTGCAGCTTACCGGGTCAGTAGTAGGATTGGTAGCTTTAGGATGCTGCAACAGGTATTGCTCATGTTGATGGATAGAACCTTTTTTATCACGCAGGGAATTGCCAACCCTGGCAGACAACACCATTTTTATTTCGGCCATGATGGATAAAGCGATCTCTTCGGCAGTCTCTGAGCCAATATCAAGTCCGGTGGGGCCATAAATGTTGCTGAGCATAGCATCGGTGACGGCGATGCCTGTTTCTTCTTCCAGTTCTTTGAGCATACGCTCCAGTTTTCTGCCCGGCCCCAATACACCTATATAATCGTAAGGCTGCCCGAGCAGTAATTGCAGCATGGACTTATCGTAGTTGTAGTTGTGCGTCATGAGCACAAAGGCTGTTTGAGCGCCTGGCCGTATTTGTTCCATAGCAACGGCAGGCTTGCCGGTAATGATATACCGTGCATCGGGAAACCGCTGCCGGTTGGCATGTCCCGGCCTGCCATCCACGATGGTAGTATGCCACCCAAGTGTGTTGGCCATTTTTACCAGGGGTAAGGCATCATTTCCCGCGCCCACAATGATGAGCGATACCGGTGGCTTTACTAACTCAATCAGCCCGCTGGTAATATTTTCATCCAGCTTGTATTCACGCAATAGGGAGGTGTTGGTATGTAACACTTCCTGTATATCGTTGCCGGTAACTTTTTCCCAAACAGGATTAGCCAGGCTGCTGTGAACAACGCCATTGGCATGCAGTAAACAGGTGCCGGGTTGAATACCATCATAAGCGGCGAGGGAGAACAGCGTTACTATGACAGTCTCCTTTCCTGTTGACATCGCTTTTTCCAGCAACGCTACCGGGTGATTGGTGATCGCCGGATCAATAGGCTCAAAGAGGATGTGTACAATACCATTACAGCCCAACTGTACGCCGAACTGTATATCATCTTCATCGGTGGTATCGTAGGTAACGAGTTTGTTCTGCTGTTGTGAGATGGCCAGTAATGCTTTCCGGAGCGCATCACCTTCCAGGCAGCCGCCACTGATAGCGCCGGTAAGCTCACCATCTTCTGTTACCAGCATCCGGGCGCCCGGCCTGCGGTAAGAGGAGCCTTCCACATGCACTACGGTAGCCAGGGCAGTTTTTTTGCCGGCCTCCTGCGCCTTTTTCCAGGATTGTATAATGTCTTCTATTTCTTTCATAACCTGCCGGTAAATTACTAAAATTAAACAAGGTTAAGCATGCATTAGCTGTTGTAGTTCATCCAGTAAGGCGATCTGCCGTTCATTGATCTTTTCTTTGGCCGCCTGGATGGAGAACCAGGCCGCTTTGGCTATTTCGGGGAATGTTTTCTTTTTACCCGATTTGGGCGGCCATTCCAGCTCAAAGGTATTGCTTACAATGGTGGTGATATCCAGGTCACCTTCTACTACCCAACAATGAACAATCTTACCGCTTTTT comes from Paraflavitalea devenefica and encodes:
- a CDS encoding glutamate-5-semialdehyde dehydrogenase, whose product is MKTVLPLLIKTHRAATSLQALSNQQLQQLLRALGDELVLQTKALLKANAKDLARQAPDNPRNDRLLLTEQRIKNIANSIKKVAKLPDPTGKVLEKRTLPNGLQLQKISVPLGVVGAIYESRPNVTFDIAALCLRSRNASVLKGSSEAADTNELGVKLIKKVLKEHGVNPDVVTLLPPAREVVDQLFTATKYIDVLIPRGSDSLIQYVRKNSLVPVIETGAGVCHVYVEGKANLKKAVDIVVNAKTSRPSVCNSADAILVDKKIARTFLQQLQPAFKAHAVEIFADKTAYDLLKGYPHLQPAKTADFGREFLSLKCAIKVVEGIEEALDHIATYSTKHSEAIVSEDKKTCERFIRDVDAAAVYTNASTRFTDGEEFGLGAEIGISTQKLHARGPFALEKLVTEKWVVRGNGQVR
- a CDS encoding type II toxin-antitoxin system antitoxin SocA domain-containing protein — translated: MRSKLSQKLIGQRLTALRKLKGLSQEDLAKRVQLSRPSLAQIELGNRSVDVLELQKFAEVLGFSLDDFVSKDFSTTEQPEEMMTIDPQQTTMRVSIPALQVDKFRHVLLYVLERCAGKPNVGETVLYKLLYFADFNYYELYEEHLTGARYRKLPYGPVPQKLDTIVNQMVDQNQLQRIKTDYHGYPQTRYIPLEKPDLTLLKASEKEVIDKVIAQFSDWSAAAISAWSHKDMPWLASKEGEDIDYELAFYREAPFTVRNYGNEIEEP
- a CDS encoding alpha-L-fucosidase, translating into MLRSFRLRLLHLSCLLLPAGLLAQTTKVAPPAPVLPLPTPQQLAWHEMEMNAFVHFTTNTFTDLEWGYGDEQPAIFNPTQTDAGQWARTLKETGFKTMILTCKHHDGFCLWPSKYTEHSIKHSPYKNGKGDIVREASDACKKYGLKFGVYLSPWDRNRADYGSPSYVTYYRNQLKELFTQYGPVFEMWFDGANGGDGYYGGARERRRINGATYYDWPTTLQMVRGIQPNVIFFSDAGPGVRWVGNERGVAGETNWNTISTDTLYAGKPNINTLLNTGSPDGKQWVPAEVDVSIRPGWFYHAKEDSEVKTPEELFDIYLTSVGRGSTLLLNVPPDRRGLFHENDVKALRGFAALLKKEFAKNLALKAPVKADSYRGKQPAFAARNLTDGNKATYWATDDDKTTGNFEITLPANSTVQYIVLQEYIKLGQRVKTFTVEAWQDGDWKKITEGTTIGYKRILKIAPTKTNKIRVNITDAKACPVISNVEIY
- the proB gene encoding glutamate 5-kinase encodes the protein MSAKVLVVKLGTAVISNQEGNIDTGIIKKVADEIALLSRKYRLVLVSSGAVGSGKKFLQDYKGTLSERKAAAAVGNPILIQLYARYFSQHGITVAQALCERVHFSNRNQFLQLKETFITFWKNGIIPVVNENDLVSNVEIKFSDNDELATLIAIGFDASSLILCTSTGGLLDDQKQIIPRIEKVTSVMKYVSTETSGVGLGGMLSKLTFTRLATSLGIRVIICGLKGEAPLTAALEERNGSCFVPQSSTLGARQKWLASGSITLGTIYVDKGAAKALLSRKSLLTVGITSVAGKFATGEVVQLIDEEGNLLGVAKTKADAKAINTQLTVKNVIAAHADDIVLF
- a CDS encoding VOC family protein, whose amino-acid sequence is MATTHSFRGFATINFFAGDMKAAGKWYSELFGVEPYFQRPDADNPAYIEWRLGDYQHEFGIIDSKFMPGGPAANPGGAVLYWHVDDLEGTLERLKAMGAKEHQPIIPRGAGFITASVIDPFGNILGIMTNPHYLEILNKDKLDVFA
- a CDS encoding nucleotidyltransferase family protein, with amino-acid sequence MTTALLLLAAGASSRMGQPKMFLTWQGKTFLEHTVSAAAAISKPVFVVTGEHTRAIATALQHYEVQLIPNEQWQEGMGTSVAAGVTGMTQAGFTPDALIIAVCDQPFITTELLQQMIAEKERSGKGIVGCSYDNTIGTPVLFDKQYFPALQQLNGQQGAKRLLQQFPEEVATIPFPLGSIDIDTPEDYERLKNLSP
- a CDS encoding SMP-30/gluconolactonase/LRE family protein gives rise to the protein MIINRSFLLLVSISCALCSVSCSTAGKASAPLVTDTLSPVYENASPTLIARQFSFTEGPAVDKQGNIFFTDQPNDKIWKYDTEGKLSLFLDKTGRSNGLSFDKKGNLIACADAENELWSIAPDGKVTVLMSNYEGKKMNGPNDLWLDRKGGIYFTDPYYQRKYWTRQKAELDKQQVYYLAPGTKDPVMVAGDFTRPNGIVGSKDGKTLYVADIGAGKIYKYQVNKDATLSNRELFASQAADGMTLDQEGHLYAAGNGVTVYNSQGKQIAHVDIPEKWTANLCFGGKNRDQLFITASTAIYTLRMRVKGIE
- a CDS encoding ThuA domain-containing protein; translated protein: MKTNLLPHKTFICCVLSLSLLLNGLAQNSTSPFKVIGFYTAKNDPAHISYVQEANKWLAKAAVDNHFVYDSTNNWDNMNARFLAQYQVVLFLDTRPDSPAQRTAFQQYMEQDGAWIGFHFAGFALTPSAFPQNWDWYHNQFLGCGEYKGNTWRPTAAVLRVEDGKHPFTKHLPATFKSAPNEWYSWQKDLRKNPAIKILLSIDSTSFPLGTGPKQHEIWHSGYYPVAWTNTRYRMLYVNMGHNDIDYENKTNKELSFTFANETQNRFILDALLWLGRSKTAVIKNN
- a CDS encoding polysaccharide lyase, translating into MQIKINAHYAAMLLLFLGMATLSCKKQPVQEPVTNETPTIGATPEETGLDAINSTFSENWDGYAHGSTYTTAQASGDFGNISGWNESRSMISNGNLRVTLEPNALSGAGGIVSNIDVSDGSAYELDFSIRFHSQFDWSRGGKVGFGFAIGEGNAGGDPAWDGNGGTLRLMWYNNNGRVYFHPYVYHRDQIDEYGDNFGKSYPSSGSLVKGQTYNVHMYIKSNTGSSTNGRAQILVDGNTLLDIPIRWTTNDAQRLIKKVTFHTFRGGSQSYWMSPTVGYIYYDNLSVHKISN
- a CDS encoding XdhC family protein codes for the protein MKEIEDIIQSWKKAQEAGKKTALATVVHVEGSSYRRPGARMLVTEDGELTGAISGGCLEGDALRKALLAISQQQNKLVTYDTTDEDDIQFGVQLGCNGIVHILFEPIDPAITNHPVALLEKAMSTGKETVIVTLFSLAAYDGIQPGTCLLHANGVVHSSLANPVWEKVTGNDIQEVLHTNTSLLREYKLDENITSGLIELVKPPVSLIIVGAGNDALPLVKMANTLGWHTTIVDGRPGHANRQRFPDARYIITGKPAVAMEQIRPGAQTAFVLMTHNYNYDKSMLQLLLGQPYDYIGVLGPGRKLERMLKELEEETGIAVTDAMLSNIYGPTGLDIGSETAEEIALSIMAEIKMVLSARVGNSLRDKKGSIHQHEQYLLQHPKATNPTTDPVSCTITEQLSNNNTSTV